In Dioscorea cayenensis subsp. rotundata cultivar TDr96_F1 unplaced genomic scaffold, TDr96_F1_v2_PseudoChromosome.rev07_lg8_w22 25.fasta BLBR01000563.1, whole genome shotgun sequence, the following proteins share a genomic window:
- the LOC120254650 gene encoding ataxin-10-like — translation MLLLRLVVLGHRRGDVLRRLLFLIPAILPSTFIFALESVSLKQNPYDFPMDLETLASHLEASRTLGGRGRLAVTGTLDATLRGLSPSSPLLLPHLRLLRNLCAGEPANQDAFLRFDGPDRILPIVLSSPPDGVRVGLQVLCNVALAGEEHRAKVWARLFPVGFLELARICDRGILDPLCMLLDTCCSADGGRRRLGELCEDEKGLPILIEIITTACTAKFCAFSYDISFTKSNLSLTAVGYQEEWLEWLLSKVCIEEQYFFMLFQKLGQFSDSNSCNDIRDEHTVFSGEQAFLLRLMSNCLSERPNDFTISDSFALSVLRVLKEASCAVNFNHRGNSPLPTGSPAIDVLGYALNILRDICASDDPLSAPKASVDSLISSGLLQLLLCFLSELEPPSTIKKSMANGTSQMPTMADALKVCPYKGFRRDVVSVISNCLYRRKQVQDEIRRKNGIPLLLQQCVVDEDNPFLREWGLMAVRNLLEGNTENQREVAQLELQGTVNTTEIAELGLRVEAIGAVVGA, via the exons ATGCTTCTTCTCCGACTCGTTGTCCTCGGTCACCGCCGAGGGGACGTCCTCCGGCGGCTTCTCTTTCTGATTCCGGCCATCCTCCCATCAACTTTTATATTTGCACTTGAGTCAGTTTCTCTCAAACAAAACCCCTACGACTTCCCTATGGACCTAGAGACACTAGCATCCCATCTAGAAGCTTCGAGAACACTCGGAGGCCGTGGCCGGCTCGCCGTCACCGGAACCTTAGACGCAACCCTCCGCGGCCTCTCCCCCTCCTCTCCTCTCCTGCTTCCCCACCTTCGACTCCTCCGAAACCTCTGCGCCGGCGAACCCGCAAACCAGGACGCCTTCCTTCGATTCGACGGCCCCGACCGGATCTTGCCCATCGTCCTTTCATCTCCTCCGGACGGCGTTCGGGTCGGGCTGCAAGTGCTTTGTAACGTCGCGTTGGCCGGCGAGGAGCACCGAGCCAAGGTCTGGGCACGGCTTTTCCCGGTGGGGTTCCTGGAGCTTGCTCGGATCTGTGATCGAGGGATTTTGGATCCCCTTTGTATGCTATTGGACACTTGCTGCTCAGCCGATGGTGGCAGGAGGAGACTGGGAGAGCTATGCGAGGATGAGAAGGGGCTTCCCATACTCATCGAGATCATCACTACGGCTTGCACAG CAAAGTTCTGTGCTTTCTCATATGACATTAGTTTTACTAAGAGCAATCTAAGTTTGACTGCAGTTGGATATCAAGAAGAGTGGCTGGAATGGCTTCTTTCTAAAGTTTGCATTGAGGAACAATATTTCTTTATGTTGTTCCAAAAGCTTGGCCAGTTTAGTGATTCCAATAGCTGCAATGACATCAGAGATGAACACACTGTATTTTCCGGAGAACAAGCATTTCTTTTGCGCCTTATGTCAAATTGCTTGAGTGAGAGGCCAAATGACTTCACAATATCAGACAGTTTCGCTCTTAGTGTTTTAAGAGTTCTGAAGGAAGCTTCTTGTGCTGTGAATTTTAATCACCGAGGAAACTCTCCTCTACCAACAGGTTCTCCAGCAATTGATGTTCTTGGATATGCACTTAATATTTTGAGAGATATATGTGCATCAGATGATCCTCTATCGGCGCCAAAAGCTTCCGTTGATTCATTGATCTCTTCGGGGTTGCTACAGCTTCTCTTATGCTTTCTTTCTGAACTTGAACCTCCGTCtaccataaaaaaatcaatggctAATGGAACCAGCCAGATGCCCACCATGGCTGATGCATTGAAGGTCTGCCCTTATAAAGGTTTCCGAAGGGATGTTGTTTCTGTGATAAGCAACTGTTTGTACAGAAGGAAACAAGTTCAAGATGAGATCAGGCGGAAGAATGGCATTCCGTTGTTGTTACAGCAGTGTGTCGTTGATGAAGACAATCCATTCTTGAGAGAGTGGGGACTAATGGCAGTAAGGAATCTACTGGAAGGAAATACAGAAAATCAGCGTGAAGTAGCTCAACTTGAGCTTCAGGGAACTGTTAACACAACCGAAATTGCTGAATTAGGGCTAAGGGTGGAG GCGATAGGAGCTGTTGTTGGAGCCTGA
- the LOC120254653 gene encoding uncharacterized protein LOC120254653 isoform X1 yields MAAREEERGKAKRKKMMGKEMDGMWPRIKAKKDLQINRLKGTHLFTAQVPNFFTAAEAKAFVDAAEAIGFAHQGSQGPAKGEAYRDNDRISVSDPVLAENIWESGLKSMFDDIELRGKIAVGLNPNIRFYRYKVGQRFGCHIDESVNLGEGRRTQYTLLIYLSGDLCSKTRHGLDKTQDSSIHSLVGGETVFYDERKGIVAEVAPMVGMALLHIHGGRCMLHEARAVTKNVKYVLRSDVVFA; encoded by the exons ATGGCTGCGAGAGAAGAGGAAAGGGGGAAGgcgaagaggaagaagatgatggggAAGGAGATGGATGGAATGTGGCCTCGCATCAAGGCCAAGAAGGATCTCCAGATCAATCGCCTCAAGGGCACCCATCTCTTCACG GCTCAGGTACCGAATTTTTTTACTGCTGCTGAAGCCAAGGCCTTTGTTGACGCTGCAGAGGCCATCGGCTTTGCGCACCAAGGGAGTCAAGGTCCTGCGAAAGGTGAAGCCTACAGGGATAATGATCGCATTTCTGTCAGTGATCCTGTTCTTGCTGAAAATATATGGGAATCAGGCCTGAAAAGTATGTTTGATGATATAGAACTTAGGGGGAAGATAGCTGTTGGTCTGAATCCAAATATTAGATTTTACAG ATATAAGGTCGGACAGAGGTTTGGTTGCCATATTGATGAAAGTGTTAACCTTGGAGAAGGGCGCAGGACGCAATACACTCTCCTAATTTATCTCAGTGGTGATTTATGCTCCAAAACGAGGCACGGCTTGGACAAAACCCAGGATTCATCCATACACTCTCTAGTTGGAGGAGAGACTGTGTTTTATGATGAAAGAAAAGGGATTGTGGCTGAG GTTGCTCCCATGGTGGGAATGGCCCTTCTTCACATTCATGGAGGCAGATGCATGCTGCATGAAGCCCGTGCTGTTactaagaatgtgaagtatgtTTTGCGTTCAGATGTGGTTTttgcttga
- the LOC120254653 gene encoding uncharacterized protein LOC120254653 isoform X2, with translation MAAREEERGKAKRKKMMGKEMDGMWPRIKAKKDLQINRLKGTHLFTVPNFFTAAEAKAFVDAAEAIGFAHQGSQGPAKGEAYRDNDRISVSDPVLAENIWESGLKSMFDDIELRGKIAVGLNPNIRFYRYKVGQRFGCHIDESVNLGEGRRTQYTLLIYLSGDLCSKTRHGLDKTQDSSIHSLVGGETVFYDERKGIVAEVAPMVGMALLHIHGGRCMLHEARAVTKNVKYVLRSDVVFA, from the exons ATGGCTGCGAGAGAAGAGGAAAGGGGGAAGgcgaagaggaagaagatgatggggAAGGAGATGGATGGAATGTGGCCTCGCATCAAGGCCAAGAAGGATCTCCAGATCAATCGCCTCAAGGGCACCCATCTCTTCACG GTACCGAATTTTTTTACTGCTGCTGAAGCCAAGGCCTTTGTTGACGCTGCAGAGGCCATCGGCTTTGCGCACCAAGGGAGTCAAGGTCCTGCGAAAGGTGAAGCCTACAGGGATAATGATCGCATTTCTGTCAGTGATCCTGTTCTTGCTGAAAATATATGGGAATCAGGCCTGAAAAGTATGTTTGATGATATAGAACTTAGGGGGAAGATAGCTGTTGGTCTGAATCCAAATATTAGATTTTACAG ATATAAGGTCGGACAGAGGTTTGGTTGCCATATTGATGAAAGTGTTAACCTTGGAGAAGGGCGCAGGACGCAATACACTCTCCTAATTTATCTCAGTGGTGATTTATGCTCCAAAACGAGGCACGGCTTGGACAAAACCCAGGATTCATCCATACACTCTCTAGTTGGAGGAGAGACTGTGTTTTATGATGAAAGAAAAGGGATTGTGGCTGAG GTTGCTCCCATGGTGGGAATGGCCCTTCTTCACATTCATGGAGGCAGATGCATGCTGCATGAAGCCCGTGCTGTTactaagaatgtgaagtatgtTTTGCGTTCAGATGTGGTTTttgcttga
- the LOC120254646 gene encoding mitochondrial metalloendopeptidase OMA1-like → MTFLRGSLPLLRRSISSKIPSSPRPHLPLPPPPLLSRSISNPNPTAGRIPNPFLSCRRFYNLDRLQLQEWYHNNHAIILDPLVVFLGVILGGGGIIYYRYFETVPISKFSRLVLLSPSTERELSEIEFQEFKKGIEGRILPANHPDSIRVRRISENIIEAIQPCLQHDNSFLADLWYAFVILAAEKFKVTRKKAAEAAAAEAENWEVFVVSDKTFYAFCLPCGKIVVSTGVLDHLRTDDEIAALLGHEVAHVITRHGAEVATKDLWLGVHEMCQFNIFTIQQLMDLFNRMRRETDDIGRLLMVYAGYDRRIAPRVYEKLEEIQKFTLWDY, encoded by the exons ATGACCTTCCTCCGTGGGTCACTCCCCCTCCTCCGCCGCTCCATCTCCTCCAAGATCCCTTCTTCTCCCAGACCccatcttcctcttcctcctcctcctctcttgTCGAGATCCATCTCCAACCCTAACCCCACAGCGGGACGTATCCCCAATCCATTCTTGTCATGCCGCCGGTTCTACAACCTCGATCGACTCCAGCTCCAAGAATGGTACCACAACAACCATGCCATCATCCTCGACCCCCTCGTTGTCTTTCTTGGTGTCATCCTTGGCGGCGGAGGCATCATCTATTACCGCTATTTTGAGACCGTCCCTATCAGTAAATTCTCCCGCTTGGTCCTCCTCTCTCCTTCCACTGAGCGAGAGCTCAGCGAGATCGAGTTTCAGGAGTTCAAAAAGGGCATCGAGGGTAGGATCCTCCCTGCCAACCATCCCGATAGCATTCGAGTCCGCCGCATCTCCGAGAACATCATTGAAGCCATTCAACCATGTCTCCAACATGACAATAGCTTTTTGGCCGATCTCTGGTACGCTTTTGTGATACTAGCTGCTGAGAAGTTTAAGGTGACTAGGAAGAAGGCGGCGGaggcggcggcggcggaggcTGAGAATTGGGAGGTGTTTGTGGTGAGCGATAAGACTTTTTATGCCTTTTGCCTTCCGTGCGGCAAGATTGTGGTTTCCACCGGAGTTCTTGATCATCTCAGGACGGACGACGAGATAGCGGCTTTGCTTGGGCATGag GTTGCCCATGTTATTACTCGCCATGGTGCTGAGGTAGCTACAAAGGACTTGTGGTTGGGTGTTCATGAAATGTGCCAGTTCAATATATTTACTATTCAGCAGCTAATGGACCTCTTCAATAG AATGAGAAGAGAGACAGATGATATAGGCCGCTTGTTGATGGTGTATGCTGGATATGACCGACGTATCGCACCAAGAGTTTATGAAAAACTTGAGGAGATCCAGAAGTTTACTTTATGGGACTATTGA
- the LOC120254647 gene encoding mitochondrial metalloendopeptidase OMA1-like has protein sequence MTFLRRSLPLLRRSISSKIPSSPRPHLPLPPPPPLLSRSISNPNPTAGRIPNPFLSCRRFYNLDRLQLQEWYHNNHAILLDPLVVFLGVILGGGGIIYYRYFETVPISKFSRLVLLSPSTERELSEIEFQEFKKGIEGRILPANHPDSIRVRRISENIIEAIQPCLQHDNSFWVDLWYAFAILAAEKFKVTRKKAAEAENWEVFVVSDKTFYAFCLPCGKIVVSTGVLDHLRTDDEIAALLGHEVAHVITRHGAEVATKDLWLGVHEMCQYDMFTIRQLFDLYDRMRRETDDIGRLLMAYAGYDRRIAPRVYEKLREIRRFTLWDY, from the exons ATGACCTTCCTCCGTAGGTCACTCCCCCTCCTCCGCCGCTCCATCTCCTCCAAGATCCCTTCTTCTCCCAGACCccatcttcctcttcctcctcctcctcctctcttgTCGAGATCCATCTCCAACCCTAACCCCACAGCGGGACGTATCCCCAATCCATTCTTGTCATGCCGCCGGTTCTACAACCTCGATCGACTCCAGCTCCAAGAATGGTACCACAACAACCATGCCATCCTCCTCGACCCCCTCGTTGTCTTTCTTGGTGTCATCCTTGGCGGCGGAGGCATCATCTATTACCGCTATTTTGAGACCGTCCCTATCAGTAAATTCTCCCGCTTGGTCCTCCTCTCTCCTTCCACTGAGCGAGAGCTCAGCGAGATCGAGTTTCAGGAGTTCAAAAAGGGCATCGAGGGTAGGATCCTCCCTGCCAACCATCCCGATAGCATTCGAGTCCGCCGCATCTCCGAGAACATCATTGAAGCCATTCAACCATGTCTCCAACATGACAATAGCTTTTGGGTCGATCTCTGGTACGCTTTTGCGATACTAGCTGCTGAGAAGTTTAAGGTGACTAGGAAGAAGGCGGCGGAGGCTGAGAATTGGGAGGTGTTTGTGGTGAGCGATAAGACTTTTTATGCCTTTTGCCTTCCGTGCGGCAAGATTGTGGTTTCCACCGGAGTTCTTGATCATCTCAGGACGGATGACGAGATCGCCGCTTTGCTTGGGCATGag GTTGCCCATGTTATTACTCGCCATGGTGCTGAGGTAGCTACAAAGGACTTGTGGTTGGGTGTTCATGAAATGTGCCAGTACGATATGTTTACTATTCGGCAGCTATTTGACCTCTATGATAG AATGAGAAGAGAGACAGATGATATAGGCCGCTTGTTGATGGCGTATGCTGGATATGACCGACGTATCGCACCAAGAGTTTATGAAAAACTTCGGGAGATCCGGAGGTTTACTTTATGGGACTATTGA